In Gordonia phthalatica, one genomic interval encodes:
- the nusB gene encoding transcription antitermination factor NusB, with amino-acid sequence MKKPGTRHKARKRAVDLLFEAEAKNIKATTLIAERREIYPTDDSVGTMYEYTVHVVEGVTADAAQVDAVISSHLENWKLHRLPAVDRAILRLAVWELLYANDVDIDVVLDEAVELAKELSTDESPSFVNGVLGKVAELAPQVRAAAAAE; translated from the coding sequence GTGAAGAAGCCCGGTACTCGCCATAAGGCGCGCAAGCGCGCGGTGGACCTCCTGTTCGAGGCGGAAGCCAAGAACATCAAGGCCACCACGCTGATCGCCGAACGGCGCGAGATCTATCCCACCGACGACAGCGTCGGCACGATGTACGAGTACACCGTCCACGTCGTCGAGGGTGTCACCGCAGACGCCGCCCAGGTCGACGCGGTGATCTCCTCGCACCTCGAGAACTGGAAGCTGCATCGCCTCCCGGCGGTCGACCGCGCCATCCTGCGGTTGGCTGTCTGGGAGCTGCTCTACGCGAACGACGTCGACATCGACGTGGTGCTCGACGAGGCCGTCGAGCTCGCCAAGGAGCTCTCCACCGACGAGTCGCCGTCGTTCGTGAACGGCGTCCTCGGGAAGGTCGCCGAACTGGCACCTCAGGTTCGGGCGGCCGCCGCGGCGGAGTAG
- the pyrR gene encoding bifunctional pyr operon transcriptional regulator/uracil phosphoribosyltransferase PyrR: protein MAHQVIEKTALDGDDAQRVVLIGIPTRGTSLALRLAGRIAEFSGVDVPTGYLDITLYRDDLRDKPHRPLERTLVPEGGVDGALVILVDDVLFSGRTVRAALDALRDLGRPAAVQLAVLVDRGHRELPLRADYVGKNVPTSRDEDVQVHLDEHDGIDEVVLR from the coding sequence ATGGCCCATCAAGTCATCGAGAAGACCGCATTGGACGGTGACGACGCGCAGCGCGTCGTCCTGATCGGCATTCCGACTCGCGGCACCTCCCTCGCTCTCCGACTCGCCGGCCGCATCGCCGAGTTCTCCGGCGTCGATGTTCCGACCGGTTACCTCGACATCACCCTGTATCGCGACGATCTCCGCGACAAGCCGCACCGCCCGCTGGAACGGACTCTGGTCCCCGAAGGCGGCGTCGACGGCGCGCTGGTGATCCTGGTCGACGACGTCCTCTTCTCCGGCCGCACGGTGCGCGCGGCCCTCGACGCGCTCCGCGACCTCGGACGCCCCGCCGCCGTGCAGCTGGCGGTCCTGGTCGATCGCGGCCACCGCGAACTCCCGCTCCGCGCCGACTACGTCGGCAAGAACGTCCCGACGTCCCGCGACGAGGACGTTCAGGTGCACCTCGACGAGCACGACGGGATCGACGAGGTGGTCCTCCGATGA
- a CDS encoding aspartate carbamoyltransferase catalytic subunit — protein sequence MKHLLSAADLTRDDAIDILDEAQRFEQALAGREVRKLPTLRGRTVMTVFYENSTRTRVSFEVAAKWMSADAINISASSSSVNKGESLRDTAKTLRAIGADALILRHPASGAAAQIARWTNDGTDVTGLPTTGPSVINAGDGTHEHPTQALLDAFTIRQRLGGLDGRRIGIVGDILHSRVARSNAILLSTLGAEVVLIAPPTLLPTGVSTWPVRIATDLDAELPALDAIMMLRVQAERMTGGFFPSTREYSVRYGLSDARLAMLRDDAVILHPGPMLRGMEIGYKVADAPQATVLEQVRNGVHVRMAVLFRLIAGAEGTSAPVHHAPPETHPAEARPTETQGEQ from the coding sequence ATGAAGCACCTGCTCTCGGCCGCCGACCTGACGCGCGACGACGCGATCGACATCCTCGACGAGGCGCAGCGCTTCGAGCAGGCCCTCGCAGGCCGCGAGGTCCGCAAGCTCCCCACGCTCCGCGGCCGCACCGTGATGACGGTCTTCTACGAGAACTCCACCCGCACCCGCGTCTCCTTCGAGGTCGCCGCCAAGTGGATGAGCGCCGACGCGATCAACATCAGCGCCTCCAGCTCGTCGGTCAACAAGGGGGAGTCGCTCCGCGACACCGCGAAGACCCTCCGCGCCATCGGCGCCGACGCCCTGATCCTGCGCCACCCGGCCTCCGGTGCGGCCGCCCAGATCGCCCGATGGACCAACGACGGCACCGACGTCACCGGCCTGCCGACCACGGGCCCGTCGGTGATCAACGCGGGAGACGGCACCCACGAGCATCCGACTCAGGCGCTGCTCGACGCCTTCACCATCCGCCAGCGACTCGGCGGCCTCGACGGTCGACGGATCGGCATCGTCGGCGACATCCTGCACTCGCGCGTCGCGCGGTCCAATGCGATCCTGCTGTCGACCCTCGGCGCCGAAGTGGTGCTCATCGCGCCGCCGACGCTGCTCCCGACCGGGGTGAGCACCTGGCCGGTTCGCATCGCCACCGACCTGGACGCCGAACTCCCGGCGCTCGACGCGATCATGATGCTCCGCGTGCAGGCCGAACGCATGACCGGCGGCTTCTTCCCGAGCACCCGCGAGTACTCGGTCCGCTACGGCCTGTCCGACGCCCGCCTCGCGATGCTCCGCGACGACGCGGTGATCCTGCACCCGGGTCCGATGCTGCGCGGCATGGAGATCGGTTACAAGGTCGCCGACGCACCGCAGGCCACCGTCCTGGAACAGGTGCGCAACGGCGTTCACGTGCGCATGGCCGTTCTCTTCCGCCTCATCGCGGGTGCCGAGGGCACCTCGGCACCCGTCCATCACGCCCCGCCGGAGACCCATCCGGCCGAGGCTCGCCCGACAGAAACTCAAGGAGAGCAGTAG
- a CDS encoding dihydroorotase, translating into MPVTESVLISNVRPYGDGDPVDVVVLDGEIAEIGTGLTAPEGAETVDGRGGVLLPGFVDLHTHLREPGREDTETVESGSRAAARGGYTAVFAMANTAPVADNAAITDHVWRMGQEVGLVDVHPVGAVTVGLKGENLAEMGMMADGVAKVKLFSDDGKCVHDPVIMKRALEYAKGLGVLISQHSEDPRLTVGAVAHDGPTAARLGLAGWPRAAEESIVARDALLARDAGARVHIAHASTAGTVELLKWARGQGIDITAEVTPHHLLLDDSRLETYDGVNRVNPPLREESDKMALRTALAEGVIDCVATDHAPHASQEKCCEFSQARPGMLGLETAVSIVVETLVNPGLLDWRGVARVMSERPAQIVGLDDQGRPIAVGEPANLTIIDPHSTWTVDGEGLASRSSNTPFNAMTLPGVVLATVLRGRVTARRTEPSDLEAMGAWA; encoded by the coding sequence GTGCCCGTCACCGAATCGGTCCTGATCAGCAATGTCCGGCCCTACGGTGACGGTGATCCGGTCGATGTCGTCGTTCTCGACGGCGAGATCGCCGAGATCGGCACCGGGCTCACCGCCCCCGAGGGCGCCGAGACCGTCGACGGCCGCGGAGGCGTGCTGCTGCCGGGATTCGTCGACCTGCACACCCACCTGCGGGAGCCGGGCCGCGAGGACACCGAGACCGTCGAATCCGGATCCCGTGCCGCCGCCCGCGGCGGGTACACCGCGGTCTTCGCGATGGCGAACACGGCGCCGGTCGCCGACAACGCCGCCATCACCGACCACGTGTGGCGCATGGGACAGGAGGTCGGCCTCGTCGACGTCCACCCGGTCGGCGCCGTCACGGTCGGCCTCAAGGGAGAGAACCTCGCCGAGATGGGCATGATGGCCGACGGCGTCGCGAAGGTGAAGCTCTTCAGCGACGACGGCAAGTGCGTCCACGACCCGGTCATCATGAAGCGCGCCCTCGAATACGCCAAGGGCCTCGGCGTCCTGATCTCGCAGCACTCGGAGGACCCGCGCCTCACCGTCGGCGCCGTCGCGCACGACGGACCCACCGCGGCGCGGCTGGGCCTCGCCGGATGGCCGCGCGCCGCCGAGGAGTCGATCGTCGCCCGGGACGCGCTCCTGGCCCGCGACGCCGGCGCCCGCGTGCACATCGCACACGCCTCCACCGCGGGCACCGTCGAACTCCTCAAGTGGGCGCGCGGACAGGGGATCGACATCACCGCCGAGGTGACCCCGCACCACCTGCTGCTGGACGACTCCCGACTGGAGACCTACGACGGTGTCAACCGCGTGAACCCGCCGCTGCGCGAGGAGAGCGACAAGATGGCGCTCCGCACCGCGCTCGCCGAGGGCGTCATCGACTGCGTGGCCACTGACCACGCACCGCACGCGTCCCAGGAGAAGTGCTGCGAGTTCTCGCAGGCCCGCCCCGGCATGCTCGGACTGGAGACGGCGGTCTCGATCGTCGTCGAGACCCTGGTGAATCCGGGACTGCTGGACTGGCGCGGCGTGGCCCGCGTCATGAGCGAGCGACCCGCGCAGATCGTCGGCCTCGACGACCAGGGCCGCCCGATCGCCGTCGGCGAACCCGCCAACCTGACGATCATCGACCCTCACAGCACGTGGACCGTGGACGGTGAGGGCCTCGCCAGCCGCTCCTCGAATACGCCGTTCAACGCGATGACCCTGCCGGGCGTCGTCCTGGCGACGGTGCTCCGCGGCCGGGTGACCGCCCGACGAACCGAACCGTCTGATCTCGAGGCGATGGGGGCGTGGGCGTGA
- the carA gene encoding glutamine-hydrolyzing carbamoyl-phosphate synthase small subunit: MSRAVMVLENGQVFTGQAFGATGQTLGEAVFCTAMTGYQEALTDPSYHRQILVATAPQIGNTGWNTEDSESLLGKRSAVRWSADFIDHKDPGQIWVAGYAVRNPTRRVSNWRAGSSLEDEMIGQNIVGIAGIDTRAVVRVLRESGAMRAGIFSGDALGTVDEMVETVRSQPSMAGADLAAEVSTTETYVVEAAGGEAKFTVAALDLGIKANTPRMLAARGVEVHVLPSTATYDDIRAIGADGFFLSNGPGDPITTDRVVGLTSEVIDAGLPTFGICFGNQIMGRAFGRSTYKLKFGHRGINIPVLDTTTGRVAITAQNHGFALEGEAGEEFDTDLGRARVSHVCANDGVVEGVELLSGKAFSVQYHPEAASGPHDAANLFDKFVATMEGNLA, translated from the coding sequence ATGAGTAGAGCGGTAATGGTGCTGGAGAACGGCCAGGTCTTCACGGGCCAGGCATTCGGCGCGACGGGCCAGACCCTCGGGGAAGCGGTGTTCTGCACTGCGATGACCGGGTACCAGGAGGCACTGACCGACCCGAGTTACCACCGGCAGATCCTCGTGGCCACCGCGCCGCAGATCGGCAACACCGGCTGGAACACCGAGGACAGCGAGAGCCTGCTGGGCAAGCGCTCCGCCGTCCGCTGGTCGGCCGACTTCATCGACCACAAGGATCCGGGACAGATCTGGGTCGCGGGCTACGCGGTCCGCAACCCAACCCGACGCGTCTCCAACTGGCGCGCGGGCTCGTCCCTGGAGGACGAGATGATCGGCCAGAACATCGTCGGCATCGCGGGCATCGACACCCGCGCCGTGGTCCGCGTCCTCCGCGAGAGCGGCGCCATGCGCGCAGGAATCTTCTCCGGTGACGCCCTCGGCACCGTCGACGAGATGGTCGAGACCGTCCGGTCGCAGCCGTCGATGGCCGGCGCCGACCTCGCCGCCGAGGTCAGCACCACCGAGACCTACGTGGTCGAGGCCGCGGGCGGAGAGGCCAAGTTCACCGTCGCCGCCCTGGACCTCGGTATCAAGGCCAACACCCCGCGCATGCTCGCCGCCCGCGGCGTCGAGGTCCACGTGCTGCCCAGCACCGCCACCTACGACGACATCCGCGCCATCGGCGCCGACGGCTTCTTCCTCTCGAACGGCCCCGGCGACCCGATCACCACCGACCGCGTCGTCGGACTGACCAGCGAGGTCATCGACGCCGGCCTGCCGACCTTCGGCATCTGCTTCGGCAACCAGATCATGGGCCGCGCCTTCGGCCGCAGCACCTACAAGCTGAAGTTCGGCCACCGCGGCATCAACATCCCGGTCCTCGACACCACCACCGGTCGTGTCGCGATCACCGCGCAGAACCACGGTTTCGCTCTTGAAGGCGAGGCCGGCGAGGAGTTCGACACCGACCTCGGCCGCGCCCGCGTCTCGCACGTCTGCGCCAACGACGGCGTCGTCGAAGGCGTGGAACTGCTGTCCGGGAAGGCCTTCTCGGTCCAGTACCACCCCGAAGCGGCCTCCGGGCCGCACGACGCCGCCAACCTCTTCGACAAGTTCGTCGCCACCATGGAAGGGAACCTCGCCTGA
- the carB gene encoding carbamoyl-phosphate synthase large subunit, with translation MPRRTDLSHVLVIGSGPIVIGQACEFDYSGTQACRVLKAEGLRVSLVNSNPATIMTDPEFADATYIEPITPEYIEKVIQAEAAAGHPIDAVLATLGGQTALNAAVGLHDQGILAKYDIELIGADFDAIQRGEDRQMFKDIVDKVGGESARSKVCHTMEEVHATVAELGYPVVVRPSFTMGGLGSGMAYDEDDLERIAGGGLAASPTANVLIEESILGWKEFELELMRDNKDNVVVICSIENVDPVGVHTGDSITVAPAMTLTDREYQVMRDLSIAIIREVGVDTGGCNIQFATNPRTGRMTVIEMNPRVSRSSALASKATGYPIAKMAAKLAIGYSLDEITNDITKETPAAFEPALDYVVVKAPRFAFEKFPGADDTLTTTMKSVGEAMSLGRSYAEAFGKVMRSLETKAAGFWTEPDREDPATVDVDALLKEVSVAKDGRMYKIMLLLEAGATIEQIYDATAIDPWFLAEIDGIRAIGHEVRDAETLDEELLRVAKSNGLSDRQIAALRGTDEDAIRARRIELAVHPVYKTVDTCAAEFEAKTPYHYSSYELDPAATSEVAPQTERPKVLILGSGPNRIGQGIEFDYSCVHAALTLSEAGYETVMVNCNPETVSTDYDTADRLYFEPLTFEDVLEVYRAETLSGTVAGVIVQLGGQTPLGLAARLEAVGVPIVGTSPAAIDLAEDRGEFGKVLTAANLPAPKFGTATTFEGARDIASDIGYPVLVRPSYVLGGRGMQIVYDEQGLADYIAHATEISDDRPVLVDRFLEGAVEIDVDALCDGTDVFIGGIMEHIEEAGIHSGDSACALPPITLGSDVIERVRTSTTALAKGLGVRGLMNVQYALANDVLYVLEANPRASRTVPFVSKATSVSLAKACARVMLGRTIAELRSEGLLPAEGDGSTTPATAPVAVKEAVLPFNRFRLADGKGVDTLLSPEMKSTGEVMGLDADFGRAFAKSQAGAGGALPLKGSVFVSVADRDKASIISPVKRLADLGFRVLATGGTADVLRRNGIEVETVRKYFEAKEGERTVIDAIRGREVDLIINTPFGTAAPRVDGYEIRAAAIAATVPFITTVQGAGAAIQGIEAALNATMGVRSLQRWHSELKAAQ, from the coding sequence ATGCCCCGCCGTACAGATCTCTCCCACGTCCTGGTGATCGGCTCCGGGCCGATCGTCATCGGCCAGGCCTGCGAGTTCGACTATTCGGGCACCCAGGCCTGCCGCGTCCTCAAGGCCGAAGGCCTGCGCGTCTCGCTGGTCAACTCCAACCCGGCCACCATCATGACCGACCCGGAGTTCGCCGACGCTACCTACATCGAGCCGATCACCCCGGAGTACATCGAGAAGGTGATCCAGGCCGAGGCCGCCGCAGGTCACCCGATCGACGCCGTCCTCGCGACCCTCGGCGGACAGACCGCGCTCAACGCGGCCGTCGGTCTCCACGACCAGGGCATCCTCGCCAAGTACGACATCGAGCTGATCGGCGCCGACTTCGACGCCATCCAGCGCGGTGAGGACCGCCAGATGTTCAAGGACATCGTCGACAAGGTCGGCGGCGAGAGCGCCCGTTCCAAGGTCTGCCACACCATGGAGGAGGTCCACGCCACCGTCGCCGAACTCGGCTACCCGGTGGTCGTGCGCCCGTCGTTCACCATGGGCGGACTCGGCTCCGGCATGGCCTACGACGAGGACGACCTCGAGCGCATCGCCGGCGGCGGCCTCGCCGCGTCGCCCACCGCGAATGTCCTCATCGAGGAGTCCATCCTCGGGTGGAAGGAGTTCGAGCTGGAGCTGATGCGCGACAACAAGGACAACGTCGTCGTCATCTGCTCCATCGAGAACGTCGACCCGGTCGGCGTCCACACCGGCGACTCGATCACCGTCGCCCCGGCCATGACCCTGACCGACCGCGAGTACCAGGTGATGCGCGATCTCTCGATCGCCATCATCCGCGAGGTCGGCGTCGACACCGGCGGCTGCAACATCCAGTTCGCGACCAATCCGCGCACCGGCAGGATGACGGTCATCGAGATGAACCCGCGCGTGTCGCGGTCGTCGGCTCTCGCGTCCAAGGCGACCGGCTACCCGATCGCGAAGATGGCCGCCAAGCTGGCCATCGGCTACTCGCTCGACGAGATCACCAACGACATCACCAAGGAGACGCCGGCGGCGTTCGAACCCGCGCTCGACTACGTGGTCGTCAAGGCACCGCGCTTCGCGTTCGAGAAGTTCCCCGGCGCCGACGACACCCTCACCACCACCATGAAGTCGGTCGGCGAGGCCATGAGCCTGGGCCGCAGCTACGCCGAGGCCTTCGGCAAGGTGATGCGATCGCTGGAGACCAAGGCCGCGGGCTTCTGGACCGAACCCGACCGCGAGGACCCGGCGACGGTCGACGTCGACGCGCTCCTCAAGGAGGTGTCCGTCGCCAAGGACGGCCGCATGTACAAGATCATGCTTCTGCTGGAGGCCGGCGCCACCATCGAGCAGATCTACGACGCGACCGCCATCGACCCGTGGTTCCTCGCCGAGATCGACGGCATCCGCGCCATCGGTCACGAGGTCCGCGACGCCGAGACCCTTGACGAGGAGCTCCTGCGCGTCGCCAAGAGCAACGGACTGTCCGACCGGCAGATCGCAGCCCTGCGCGGCACCGACGAGGACGCGATCCGCGCCCGCCGCATCGAGCTGGCCGTCCATCCCGTCTACAAGACCGTCGACACCTGCGCCGCCGAGTTCGAGGCCAAGACGCCATACCACTACAGCAGCTACGAGCTCGACCCCGCCGCCACCAGCGAGGTGGCGCCGCAGACCGAGCGTCCCAAGGTGCTGATCCTCGGTTCGGGCCCCAACCGCATCGGTCAGGGCATCGAGTTCGACTACTCGTGCGTCCACGCGGCCCTGACGCTGTCGGAGGCCGGGTACGAGACCGTCATGGTCAACTGCAACCCGGAGACCGTCTCGACGGACTACGACACCGCGGACCGCCTGTACTTCGAGCCGTTGACCTTCGAAGACGTTCTCGAGGTGTACCGCGCGGAGACCCTCTCCGGCACCGTCGCCGGCGTCATCGTCCAGCTCGGCGGGCAGACGCCGCTCGGCCTGGCCGCCCGCCTGGAGGCCGTCGGCGTCCCGATCGTCGGCACCAGCCCGGCCGCCATCGACCTCGCCGAGGACCGCGGCGAGTTCGGCAAGGTCCTCACCGCCGCGAACCTGCCCGCACCGAAGTTCGGCACCGCCACCACGTTCGAGGGCGCCCGCGACATCGCCTCCGACATCGGCTACCCGGTGCTGGTGCGTCCGTCGTACGTCCTCGGCGGTCGCGGCATGCAGATCGTGTACGACGAGCAGGGACTCGCCGACTACATCGCGCACGCCACCGAGATCTCCGACGACCGCCCCGTCCTCGTCGACCGCTTCCTGGAAGGCGCCGTCGAGATCGACGTGGACGCCCTGTGCGACGGCACCGACGTCTTCATCGGCGGAATCATGGAGCACATCGAGGAGGCGGGCATCCACTCCGGCGACTCGGCGTGCGCCCTGCCGCCGATCACCCTCGGCTCCGATGTCATCGAGCGGGTCCGCACCTCCACGACCGCCCTCGCCAAGGGGCTCGGGGTCCGCGGCCTGATGAACGTCCAGTACGCGCTCGCGAACGACGTTCTGTACGTCCTCGAAGCGAATCCGCGCGCCAGCCGCACCGTGCCCTTCGTCTCGAAGGCCACCTCGGTGTCGCTCGCGAAGGCCTGCGCCCGGGTCATGCTCGGCCGCACCATCGCGGAGCTGCGCAGCGAGGGCCTGCTGCCCGCCGAGGGCGACGGCTCGACGACACCCGCCACTGCGCCGGTCGCCGTCAAGGAGGCGGTCCTGCCGTTCAACCGCTTCCGGTTGGCCGACGGCAAGGGCGTCGACACCCTGCTGAGCCCGGAGATGAAGTCGACCGGTGAGGTGATGGGCCTGGACGCCGACTTCGGTCGCGCCTTCGCCAAGTCGCAGGCCGGTGCGGGCGGCGCGCTGCCCCTGAAGGGCTCCGTCTTCGTGTCGGTCGCCGACCGCGACAAGGCGTCGATCATCTCGCCCGTGAAGCGGCTCGCGGACCTCGGGTTCCGCGTCCTCGCCACCGGCGGCACCGCTGACGTGCTGCGCCGCAACGGGATCGAGGTCGAGACGGTCCGCAAGTACTTCGAGGCCAAGGAAGGGGAGCGGACGGTCATCGACGCGATCCGCGGCCGTGAGGTGGACCTGATCATCAACACCCCGTTCGGCACTGCCGCACCGCGCGTCGACGGCTACGAGATCCGGGCGGCCGCCATCGCGGCGACCGTGCCGTTCATCACCACGGTCCAGGGAGCGGGCGCCGCCATCCAGGGCATCGAGGCCGCGTTGAACGCGACCATGGGCGTCCGGTCCCTGCAGCGCTGGCACTCCGAGCTCAAGGCCGCCCAGTGA
- the pyrF gene encoding orotidine-5'-phosphate decarboxylase: MTDATFASRYRAVVADRGRLCAGIDPHAALLEQWGLPVSVDGLRAFADAAVTALGPTAAVIKPQVAFFEVFGSAGFAVLEDVIARGREAGALVLADAKRGDIGSTMAAYTGAWLDDASPLCSDAVTVSPYLGFGSLDPAVAKAKETGRGVFTLARTSNPEGGALQTADTGGRTVAQSIVDAAAEVNGDGSGTVGVVVGATREHGLDLSALAGPVLSPGLGAQGATAADLARIFDGSDLSWLLPAASRSILKAGPDVTALVAAVEATRDEIEAAL; this comes from the coding sequence GTGACGGACGCGACCTTCGCGAGCCGGTACCGGGCCGTCGTCGCCGACCGCGGTCGGCTGTGCGCAGGCATCGATCCGCACGCGGCGCTGCTGGAGCAGTGGGGTCTCCCGGTGTCCGTCGACGGCCTGCGGGCCTTCGCGGACGCCGCGGTGACCGCGCTCGGACCCACGGCGGCGGTCATCAAACCGCAGGTCGCGTTCTTCGAGGTCTTCGGGTCGGCCGGCTTCGCGGTCCTCGAAGACGTCATCGCCCGCGGTCGGGAGGCCGGCGCCCTGGTGCTGGCCGACGCCAAGCGCGGCGACATCGGCTCCACCATGGCCGCTTACACCGGCGCCTGGCTCGACGACGCCTCGCCGCTCTGCTCGGATGCGGTGACGGTGTCGCCCTACCTGGGCTTCGGCTCCCTGGACCCGGCGGTTGCCAAGGCCAAGGAGACCGGTCGGGGAGTGTTCACCCTGGCCCGCACGTCCAACCCCGAGGGCGGGGCGCTGCAGACCGCCGACACCGGCGGACGGACGGTCGCGCAGTCGATCGTCGACGCCGCCGCCGAGGTCAACGGCGACGGCTCCGGGACCGTCGGTGTCGTCGTCGGAGCGACGCGCGAGCACGGTCTGGACCTGTCGGCCCTGGCCGGCCCGGTCCTCTCGCCGGGGCTCGGTGCGCAGGGCGCGACGGCGGCCGATCTGGCCCGCATCTTCGACGGCAGCGACCTGTCGTGGCTGCTGCCCGCGGCCAGCCGCAGCATCTTGAAGGCCGGTCCGGACGTCACGGCGCTCGTCGCCGCCGTCGAGGCGACGCGCGACGAGATCGAGGCCGCGTTGTAG
- a CDS encoding alpha/beta fold hydrolase, translating to MLSDLRTLARVLTDDLAPKTTTESTVLSERAHARLVRYGTVEQLEAARASGQVPVLLVPPLAVPAHCYDLAPGAEPANSVVEFLLSTGTIPYVIDLGDVSYSDRHMGFEDYFDRIVPRAITDVVDDFRSAPDAVDLMGWSLGGTLSLLTAGAHRELPIRSVITVGTPLDYKKVEPYPLVRALLRPTGGRPITYLMRALGGIPAPAVRLVYKATALDRELLKPKYILQNLRDTEALIRMQVIDRFQNSLPGYPGRVSEQMLVNLILRDEISRGTLHFGADTVDIASITAPVFMVGSHRDAIVSHGAAKHGLTLFADSVHTEFHTVETSHLGLLTGAVAEAHTWPAIDAFRKRIQEV from the coding sequence ATGTTGAGCGATCTCCGGACCCTGGCGCGGGTCTTGACCGATGATCTGGCACCCAAGACCACCACGGAGAGCACCGTCCTCTCCGAACGGGCGCATGCCCGGCTGGTTCGCTACGGCACGGTGGAACAGCTCGAGGCGGCCCGTGCCTCCGGTCAGGTGCCTGTCCTGCTGGTTCCCCCGCTGGCGGTTCCCGCGCACTGCTACGACCTCGCGCCCGGCGCCGAGCCGGCGAATTCCGTCGTCGAGTTCCTCTTGAGCACCGGGACCATCCCCTACGTCATCGACCTGGGCGACGTCTCGTACAGCGACCGGCACATGGGCTTCGAGGACTACTTCGATCGGATCGTGCCGCGCGCCATCACCGATGTGGTCGACGACTTCCGGTCGGCGCCCGACGCGGTCGACCTGATGGGATGGAGCCTCGGCGGCACGCTGTCGCTGCTCACGGCCGGCGCCCACCGGGAGCTGCCGATCCGTTCGGTGATCACCGTCGGCACCCCGCTGGACTACAAGAAGGTCGAGCCGTATCCCCTGGTCCGCGCCCTGCTGCGCCCCACCGGCGGCCGTCCGATCACCTACCTGATGCGGGCTCTCGGCGGGATTCCGGCACCGGCCGTCCGCCTGGTGTACAAGGCCACCGCCTTGGATCGTGAGCTGCTCAAGCCGAAGTACATCCTGCAGAATCTGCGCGATACCGAGGCCCTGATCCGGATGCAGGTGATCGACCGCTTCCAGAACTCCCTCCCCGGGTATCCGGGACGGGTCAGCGAACAGATGCTGGTGAACCTGATCCTGCGGGACGAGATCTCGCGCGGCACGCTCCACTTCGGAGCCGACACCGTCGACATCGCGTCCATCACCGCACCGGTGTTCATGGTCGGCTCACACCGTGACGCGATCGTCAGTCACGGTGCCGCGAAGCACGGTCTCACGCTGTTCGCCGACTCGGTGCACACAGAGTTCCACACCGTCGAGACCAGTCACCTGGGGTTGCTGACCGGTGCTGTCGCCGAAGCGCACACCTGGCCGGCGATCGACGCGTTCCGGAAGCGGATTCAGGAGGTCTGA
- the mihF gene encoding integration host factor, actinobacterial type yields the protein MALPQLTDEQRAAALEKAAAARRVRAELKNRLKSGGTNLQQVLADAENDEILGKMKVSALLEALPKVGKVKAQEIMTELEIAPTRRVRGLGDRQRKALLEKFSA from the coding sequence GTGGCTCTTCCCCAGTTGACCGATGAGCAGCGCGCAGCAGCACTCGAGAAGGCGGCTGCCGCTCGCCGTGTTCGCGCCGAGCTCAAGAACCGTTTGAAGAGCGGCGGCACCAACCTGCAGCAGGTGCTGGCCGACGCCGAGAACGACGAGATCCTCGGCAAGATGAAGGTCTCGGCGCTCCTCGAGGCACTGCCGAAGGTCGGCAAGGTCAAGGCGCAGGAGATCATGACCGAGCTGGAGATCGCTCCGACTCGTCGTGTGCGCGGCCTGGGCGACCGTCAGCGCAAGGCTCTGCTCGAGAAGTTCAGCGCCTGA
- the gmk gene encoding guanylate kinase, giving the protein MTREQTRRRGRLVVLVGPSAVGKSTVVARLRDLVPDLWFSVSATTRDPRPGEVDGRDYHFVSRDRFDSMIDQDELLEWADIHGGLQRSGTPAAPVREALDAGSPVLLEVDLVGSRNVVTAMPEAVTVFLAPPSWDVLVQRLTGRGTESAAAIERRLETARTEMAARDEFQHVVVNDDVDAAAQQLVNLLVGPPSHETAQAETSQES; this is encoded by the coding sequence GTGACTCGGGAACAAACCCGACGGAGGGGCCGACTGGTTGTACTGGTCGGCCCCTCGGCCGTCGGAAAATCGACCGTCGTCGCACGTTTGCGCGACCTGGTGCCCGACCTGTGGTTCAGCGTCTCGGCCACCACGCGCGATCCGCGACCCGGTGAGGTCGATGGACGCGACTATCACTTCGTGAGCCGCGACCGGTTCGACTCGATGATCGATCAGGACGAGCTCCTGGAGTGGGCCGACATCCACGGCGGGCTGCAGCGATCGGGTACGCCCGCCGCCCCGGTCCGGGAGGCGCTGGACGCCGGGTCGCCCGTACTGCTGGAGGTGGACCTGGTCGGCTCGCGGAACGTGGTGACCGCGATGCCGGAGGCCGTCACGGTCTTCCTGGCCCCGCCGAGCTGGGACGTCCTGGTGCAGCGACTGACCGGTCGCGGCACCGAATCCGCGGCTGCGATCGAGCGTCGACTCGAGACCGCGCGCACCGAAATGGCGGCGCGCGACGAGTTCCAACACGTCGTCGTGAACGACGATGTCGACGCAGCCGCACAACAATTGGTAAACTTGCTGGTTGGGCCGCCTTCGCATGAGACAGCCCAGGCCGAGACTTCGCAGGAGAGTTGA